A window of Lysobacter terrestris contains these coding sequences:
- a CDS encoding sensor domain-containing diguanylate cyclase has protein sequence MAIAQTPSADLLLRVIQVQTEIARLGADLGGVMALVAERTQALTRAAGAVIELAEGDDMVYRASSGIAESYLGLRLKRDNSLSGLCIRLGHPLRCDDSETDPRVDREACRRIGLRSMIVVPLRHHDQVVGVLKVLSVEPTAFHDEDLHMLGLMSDLVAAAMFHATQHESGALFHRATHDPLTGLPNRALFYERLRGAQAEARRETRRFAVMSVDMDGLKPINDSHGHRAGDAAICEVAARIRNSTRAADTVARLGGDEFGVILAQCSDRDGVQAHAQRLNTCVGADFAFEQHPLRLGASIGAAIYPDDGDSLETLLEAADQAMYVNKRAGRPAR, from the coding sequence ATGGCCATCGCGCAGACACCATCCGCGGACCTGCTGCTGCGGGTCATCCAGGTCCAGACCGAAATCGCACGGCTCGGCGCCGACCTTGGCGGCGTCATGGCGCTGGTCGCCGAACGCACCCAGGCCCTCACCCGCGCCGCGGGCGCGGTGATCGAGCTCGCCGAAGGCGACGACATGGTCTATCGCGCATCGTCGGGGATCGCCGAGTCCTACCTCGGCCTGCGCCTGAAGCGCGACAACAGCCTGTCGGGGCTATGCATCCGGCTGGGACACCCCCTGCGCTGCGACGATTCCGAAACCGATCCGCGCGTCGATCGCGAGGCCTGCCGGCGCATCGGGCTGCGCTCGATGATCGTGGTGCCGTTGCGTCACCACGACCAGGTCGTGGGCGTGCTGAAGGTGCTGTCCGTCGAACCGACGGCGTTCCACGACGAAGACCTGCACATGCTCGGGCTGATGTCGGACCTGGTCGCGGCCGCGATGTTCCATGCCACCCAGCACGAAAGCGGCGCGCTGTTCCACCGCGCCACCCACGACCCGCTGACCGGGCTGCCCAACCGCGCCCTGTTCTACGAACGCCTGCGCGGCGCCCAGGCCGAGGCCAGGCGCGAAACGCGCCGCTTCGCGGTCATGAGCGTCGACATGGATGGGCTGAAGCCGATCAACGACTCGCACGGGCATCGCGCCGGCGATGCCGCCATCTGCGAAGTCGCCGCGCGCATCCGCAACTCCACGCGCGCGGCGGACACCGTCGCCCGCCTCGGCGGCGACGAATTCGGGGTGATCCTCGCGCAGTGTTCCGATCGCGATGGCGTGCAGGCGCACGCGCAACGGCTGAACACCTGCGTCGGCGCGGACTTCGCCTTCGAGCAACACCCGCTACGGCTCGGCGCCAGCATCGGTGCGGCGATCTATCCCGACGACGGGGATTCGCTGGAAACCCTGCTGGAAGCCGCCGACCAGGCGATGTACGTGAACAAGCGCGCCGGTCGCCCGGCGCGCTGA
- a CDS encoding DUF1428 domain-containing protein, with protein sequence MSYVDGFVLPVPAAQLDAYKKLARKAGKIWIEYGALQYTECVADDVKPGKVTSFPQAVKLKDGEVVLFSWIVYANKRDRDRINKQVMSDPRLADMADPKNLPFDGMRMFWGGFKPVVEYLAE encoded by the coding sequence ATGAGCTACGTCGATGGTTTCGTGCTGCCGGTTCCCGCGGCGCAACTGGACGCCTACAAGAAGCTGGCCCGCAAGGCCGGCAAGATCTGGATCGAATACGGCGCCCTGCAGTACACCGAGTGCGTGGCGGACGACGTCAAGCCCGGCAAGGTCACCTCGTTCCCGCAGGCGGTGAAGCTGAAGGACGGCGAGGTGGTGCTGTTCTCCTGGATCGTCTACGCCAACAAGCGCGACCGCGACCGCATCAACAAGCAGGTCATGTCCGACCCGCGCCTGGCCGACATGGCCGACCCGAAGAACCTGCCGTTCGACGGCATGCGCATGTTCTGGGGCGGGTTCAAGCCGGTGGTGGAGTACCTCGCGGAGTAG
- a CDS encoding YciI family protein, producing the protein MRVLVIVKATKDSEAGVMPGEQLLNDMGRFNEELVRAGVMLAGEGLHPSSRGKRVEFSGSRRTVVDGPFSETKELVAGFWIWQVSSIEEAVEWAKRCPNPHPGDSTIEIRPLFEAEDFGDALTPELREQEQRLRDALTQH; encoded by the coding sequence ATGCGCGTCCTGGTCATCGTCAAGGCCACCAAGGATTCCGAAGCCGGCGTGATGCCGGGCGAACAGTTGCTCAACGACATGGGCCGCTTCAACGAAGAACTGGTCCGGGCCGGCGTCATGCTGGCCGGCGAGGGCCTGCACCCGTCTTCGCGCGGCAAGCGCGTGGAGTTTTCCGGCAGCAGGCGCACCGTCGTCGACGGACCCTTCAGCGAGACCAAGGAACTCGTCGCCGGCTTCTGGATCTGGCAGGTGAGCTCGATCGAGGAGGCGGTGGAATGGGCCAAGCGCTGCCCGAACCCGCATCCGGGCGACTCCACGATCGAGATCCGCCCGCTGTTCGAAGCCGAGGATTTCGGCGATGCGCTCACTCCGGAACTGCGCGAGCAGGAACAACGCCTGCGCGACGCGTTGACCCAGCACTGA
- a CDS encoding VOC family protein, producing MQINAYLIFNGNCEEAFRFYAQCLRAELAVLQRFGDTPGCEGMPPAQRDKIMHVRLQAGEQVLMGSDNHPDHPYDGIKGCSIALSVDRAEEADRIFDELAQGGVVVMPMQETFWAKRFGMLTDRFGVPWMINGALQQA from the coding sequence ATGCAGATCAATGCCTACCTGATCTTCAACGGCAATTGCGAAGAGGCGTTCCGTTTCTACGCGCAATGCCTGCGTGCCGAACTGGCCGTGCTGCAGCGCTTCGGCGACACGCCCGGCTGCGAAGGCATGCCGCCCGCACAACGCGACAAGATCATGCACGTGCGCCTGCAGGCCGGCGAGCAGGTGCTGATGGGCTCCGACAACCATCCCGACCATCCCTACGACGGCATCAAGGGCTGCTCGATCGCGCTCAGCGTGGACCGCGCCGAGGAAGCCGACCGCATCTTCGACGAACTCGCGCAGGGCGGCGTGGTAGTCATGCCGATGCAGGAGACCTTCTGGGCCAAGCGCTTCGGCATGCTCACCGATCGCTTCGGCGTGCCGTGGATGATCAACGGCGCGCTGCAGCAAGCCTGA
- a CDS encoding RNA polymerase sigma factor, whose product MADSPEKSNVQSSAQSGAQDIRRTIDAVWRMESAKLIATLARMLHDVGLAEELAQDALVTALEQWPQAGVPDNPGAWLMTTAKHRAIDRLRRHQLQQRKHEELGYEIELHQQVREEDLLDALDDPIGDDLLRLVFTACHPVLSQDARVALTLRLLGGLTTDEIARAFVVPEPTIAQRIVRAKRTLAEANVPYEVPRGDELVERLSAVLAVVYLIFNEGYSATAGEDWLRPHLCEDALRLGRVLAGLMPQQAEVHGLVALMEIQASRAGARTGPSGEPILLLDQDRARWDRLLIGRGLAALEQAQKLGGTRGMYALQAAIAACHARALKPEDTDWASIVGLYGELSQLTGSPIVELNRAVALGMLFGPVAGLELVDALAGEPTLARYHLLPSVRGDLLFKLGRMDEARGEFERAAGMTRNERERGLLLERAAACTGGA is encoded by the coding sequence ATGGCCGATTCCCCCGAAAAATCCAACGTGCAGTCCAGCGCTCAATCCGGCGCGCAGGACATCCGCCGCACCATCGATGCGGTGTGGCGGATGGAATCGGCCAAGCTCATCGCCACCCTGGCGCGCATGCTGCACGACGTCGGCCTGGCCGAGGAGCTGGCGCAGGACGCGCTGGTGACGGCGCTGGAGCAGTGGCCGCAGGCCGGCGTTCCCGACAACCCGGGCGCGTGGTTGATGACCACGGCCAAGCACCGCGCGATCGACCGGTTGCGCCGCCACCAGCTGCAGCAGCGCAAGCACGAGGAACTCGGCTACGAGATCGAGCTGCACCAGCAGGTGCGCGAGGAGGATCTGCTCGATGCGCTGGACGATCCGATCGGCGACGACCTGTTGCGGCTGGTGTTCACCGCCTGCCATCCGGTGCTGTCGCAGGACGCGCGCGTCGCGCTGACGCTGCGCCTGCTCGGTGGCCTGACCACCGACGAGATCGCGCGCGCGTTCGTCGTGCCCGAACCGACCATCGCGCAGCGCATCGTCCGCGCCAAGCGCACGCTGGCCGAGGCCAACGTGCCGTACGAAGTGCCGCGCGGCGACGAACTGGTCGAACGCCTGTCGGCGGTGCTCGCGGTCGTGTACCTGATTTTCAACGAGGGCTACTCGGCGACCGCGGGCGAGGACTGGCTGCGCCCGCACCTGTGCGAGGACGCGCTGCGGCTCGGCCGCGTGCTCGCGGGGCTGATGCCGCAGCAGGCCGAAGTGCACGGACTGGTGGCGCTGATGGAGATCCAGGCCTCGCGCGCGGGCGCACGCACCGGCCCGTCCGGCGAGCCGATCCTGCTGCTCGACCAGGACCGCGCGCGCTGGGACCGCCTGCTGATCGGACGCGGCCTGGCTGCGCTGGAGCAGGCGCAGAAGCTCGGCGGCACGCGCGGCATGTACGCGCTGCAAGCCGCCATCGCCGCCTGCCATGCGCGCGCGCTGAAGCCGGAAGACACCGACTGGGCGAGCATCGTGGGGCTCTACGGCGAACTGTCGCAGTTGACCGGATCGCCCATCGTCGAACTCAACCGCGCGGTCGCGTTGGGCATGCTGTTCGGCCCGGTCGCGGGGCTGGAACTGGTCGATGCGCTCGCCGGCGAACCGACGCTGGCGCGCTACCACCTGCTGCCCAGCGTGCGCGGCGACCTGCTGTTCAAGCTCGGCCGCATGGACGAGGCGCGCGGCGAGTTCGAACGCGCCGCCGGCATGACCCGCAACGAACGCGAACGCGGGCTGCTGCTGGAACGTGCTGCTGCCTGCACCGGGGGCGCCTAG
- a CDS encoding sulfurtransferase, whose translation MILNIAAYHFVAIADPPAVAARVRELAEAGGLRGTVLVAGEGINLFLSGAESAIHQFLDALRDDPRFAGIVVKESRSRTQPFARLKVKLKQEIIAFRRDGSSPLAAGRAPTVEPEQLARWIEQGADDSGRRLVLLDTRNREEIGYGTFSGALTLPIDNFTDLPEALTPHRSALADAVVVSFCTGGIRCEKAALWMQADGMDNVLQLEGGILGYFERVGGLGYDGRCFVFDERVALDPELKPLVDPAA comes from the coding sequence GTGATCCTCAATATCGCCGCCTACCATTTCGTCGCCATCGCCGACCCGCCCGCGGTGGCCGCGCGCGTGCGCGAGCTGGCCGAAGCCGGCGGGCTGCGCGGTACGGTGCTGGTGGCGGGCGAGGGCATCAACCTCTTCCTCTCCGGCGCGGAGTCGGCGATCCACCAGTTCCTCGACGCGCTGCGCGACGATCCGCGTTTTGCCGGCATCGTGGTGAAGGAAAGCCGCAGTCGCACGCAGCCGTTCGCGCGGCTCAAGGTCAAGCTCAAGCAGGAAATCATCGCCTTCCGTCGCGACGGGTCCTCGCCGCTCGCCGCAGGCCGCGCGCCCACGGTCGAGCCCGAGCAGCTCGCGCGCTGGATCGAGCAGGGCGCGGACGACAGCGGTCGCCGCCTGGTGCTGCTGGATACGCGCAACCGCGAGGAGATCGGCTACGGCACCTTCAGCGGCGCGCTGACCCTGCCGATCGACAATTTCACCGACCTGCCCGAAGCGCTGACGCCGCACCGCAGCGCGCTGGCCGATGCCGTCGTGGTCAGCTTCTGCACCGGCGGCATCCGCTGCGAAAAGGCCGCGCTGTGGATGCAGGCCGATGGCATGGACAACGTGCTGCAGCTCGAAGGCGGCATCCTCGGCTACTTCGAACGCGTGGGCGGCCTCGGTTACGACGGCCGCTGCTTCGTCTTCGACGAACGCGTGGCACTGGATCCGGAACTCAAGCCGCTGGTCGATCCGGCCGCCTGA
- a CDS encoding class I SAM-dependent methyltransferase — translation MSADRNPQAEQMGDESMARNLAHQAEAIWPQEAPLFDRYGLSGPLRILDLGCGTGEITRRLAQRYPQATIDGIDILEGNLALARRDSTGFGERIRYEQGDAFALQYADATFDLVVCRHMSQAVPDFPLVLAEITRVLKPGGWLHLLSEDYGMLHMPVIERADGSRFDPDRFWNENAIAYLGSIGCDGRIGRHSPALLASAGYGGIALDFITVDTLRVPRDTFAGIMLAWRDGYSAVLAEASGRTVPEVSADFDAIIASITTPPNYAVWHVPVVSGRKAA, via the coding sequence ATGAGCGCAGACCGCAACCCGCAAGCCGAGCAGATGGGCGACGAGTCGATGGCGCGCAACCTCGCGCACCAGGCCGAGGCCATCTGGCCGCAGGAAGCGCCGCTGTTCGACCGCTACGGCCTGTCCGGGCCGTTGCGCATCCTCGACCTGGGCTGCGGCACCGGCGAGATCACCCGTCGCCTCGCCCAACGCTACCCGCAGGCGACGATCGACGGCATCGACATCCTCGAAGGCAACCTCGCGCTCGCGCGCCGCGACAGCACCGGCTTCGGTGAACGGATCCGCTACGAACAGGGCGATGCCTTCGCGCTGCAGTACGCGGACGCGACGTTCGATCTCGTCGTGTGCCGGCACATGTCGCAGGCGGTGCCGGACTTCCCGCTGGTGCTCGCGGAAATTACCCGCGTTCTGAAGCCCGGCGGCTGGCTGCACCTGCTGTCGGAGGACTACGGCATGCTGCACATGCCGGTGATCGAGCGCGCCGACGGCAGCCGTTTCGATCCGGACCGTTTCTGGAACGAGAACGCCATCGCCTACCTGGGCAGCATCGGCTGCGACGGCCGCATCGGCCGCCATTCGCCGGCGTTGCTGGCGAGCGCCGGCTACGGGGGTATCGCCCTGGATTTCATCACGGTCGACACGTTGCGGGTGCCGCGGGACACCTTCGCGGGGATCATGCTCGCCTGGCGCGACGGCTATTCGGCGGTGCTGGCTGAAGCGTCGGGACGCACGGTGCCCGAGGTCAGTGCCGACTTCGACGCGATCATCGCGTCCATCACCACGCCGCCGAACTACGCGGTGTGGCACGTGCCGGTCGTGTCGGGACGCAAGGCGGCGTAG